The following proteins are co-located in the Leishmania major strain Friedlin complete genome, chromosome 30 genome:
- a CDS encoding DNAj-like protein, whose amino-acid sequence MRGAPTYATALGSACLPFALDCDAILQASRRYSSTSAHGARSSAAASTSKLNYYRNLGVDTDATPQEVKTAYRQLALKYHPDVVEETHRAHAEMLFRRVSEAYEVLSDPVRRRAHDAELGIQTRRKQQPSATAPAGAPSAANAKAGTRAGSPAGGARPSSAFAERRKHTSSTASSTSSTTFQQQQQQQRRRYRKPFVRGDANRVFSDAFDGKTLDEILFDVQRRRRQEKAGRVAAERRHEKGGGAGHAASNGTTKSSSSPQPLMGESGPLDHDARLRHVMETAAELFAQRAQRQYGHGVLRHIRGVAGPLPDGPAPPPEVYMPFRPFVGMPVPPGVRTPPEPTLGKVLDSQEATVDSSSTPASRDAAWYEIPTQFHTHTYADGTPQSRSASLAKATKYIHGMPHNMGQLYSYHRPY is encoded by the coding sequence ATGAGAGGTGCACCGACATATGCAACCGCTTTGGGCTCTGCGTGCCTTCCGTTCGCTTTGGATTGCGATGCGATACTTCAAGCCAGTCGTCGCTACTCGTCCACCTCGGCGCACGGTGCGCGGTCGTCAGCAGCTGCGAGCACGTCCAAGCTGAATTACTACCGAAACCTCGGCGTCGACACGGATGCGACACCGCAGGAGGTGAAGACCGCCTACCGCCAACTGGCGCTGAAGTACCACCCCGATGTGGTGGAGGAGACACACAGGGCACACGCGGAGATGCTCTTCCGGCGTGTTTCGGAGGCATATGAGGTGCTCTCCGACCCGGTGAGGCGTCGTGCGCACGATGCGGAACTAGGCATCCAGACGCGCCGCAAGCAGCAACCGTCTGCCACAGCCCCAGCAGGCGCGCCGTCTGCCGCCAACGCAAAGGCGGGTACAAGGGCCGGCTCTcctgccggcggcgcgcggccGTCCTCAGCATTTGCGGAAAGGCGGAAGCACACGTCATCGACGGCCTCGTCAACATCCTCGACGACctttcagcagcagcagcagcagcagcgacggcggtaTCGCAAGCCGTTTGTGCGTGGTGATGCCAATCGTGTCTTCTCCGACGCGTTCGACGGGAAGACGTTGGACGAAATTCTGTTTGACgtgcagcgtcgtcgccgtcagGAAAAGGCTGGAAGGGTGGCAGCGGAGCGACGCCACGAAaagggcggtggcgcgggGCATGCGGCGTCCAATGGCACCACAAAatcgtcctcgtcgccgcaACCGCTCATGGGGGAAAGCGGCCCTCTCGACCACGacgcgcgtctgcgccatGTGATGGAGACGGCTGCCGAGTTGTttgcgcagcgagcgcagcgtCAGTATGGCCACGGCGTTCTTCGTCACATACGTGGCGTCGCCGGCCCGCTGCCCGACGGGCCGGCACCCCCGCCTGAGGTTTACATGCCGTTTCGTCCCTTCGTCGGCATGCCGGTCCCTCCAGGCGTGCGGACCCCGCCGGAGCCGACACTGGGAAAGGTGCTGGACTCGCAAGAGGCCACCGtagacagcagcagcacaccggCCTCTCGTGATGCGGCGTGGTACGAGATTCCGACGCAGtttcacacgcacacgtacgcagACGGCACCCCGCAGAGCCGCTCCGCAAGTTTGGCCAAGGCAACCAAGTACATCCACGGCATGCCGCACAACATGGGCCAGCTCTACTCGTATCACCGCCCGTACTAG
- a CDS encoding mitochondrial carrier protein-like protein, whose translation MSSVDMYIDGAVASMCATVISNPFEVMRTRMQLQGELCKRGEYKVVYDNLGQGMIRVAREEGLRALQKGLVSSVMWQVMQNGIRVGLYPAARAEVSYACGSDAIYISVLAGALCGLVGSYFSSPFQLVKTRLQSQRNTIVTMRGDVLSKATTGEQYDYAGVKDAFHKIYKTGGLRALWKGSHIAAQRTLVGSAAQLTAYDVAKPIICQRMGWPASDIRVHICAAIFSASCVMCVMNPLDVVMTRSFNHRAGEPMAYSSNLAVATWKIYRIEGVRGLYKGSLALFSRSAPHNIATFVMLEYLRKMRERYTNRAYTSGSSVDKSIGLNRLIDGKSGKNAA comes from the coding sequence ATGTCGTCCGTAGACATGTATATCGATGGGGCTGTCGCCTCCATGTGTGCCACTGTCATTTCCAACCCTTTTGAGGTGATGCGAACACGCatgcagctgcagggcgaGCTGTGCAAGCGCGGCGAGTACAAGGTTGTGTACGACAACCTGGGGCAGGGTATGATTCGTGTGGCTCGCGAAGAGGGCCTGCGTGCTCTACAAAAGGGCCTCGTATCGTCTGTGATGTGGCAGGTGATGCAGAACGGGATTCGAGTAGGACTGTACcctgctgcgcgtgccgaGGTGAGCTATGCGTGTGGGTCGGATGCCATCTACATCTCGGTGCTCGCGGGTGCCTTGTGCGGCCTCGTGGGCAGCTACTTCTCCTCGCCATTCCAGCTGGTGAAGACGCGCCTGCAATCGCAGCGCAACACGATTGTGACGATGCGTGGCGATGTGCTCTCGAAGGCGACGACTGGGGAGCAGTACGACTACGCTGGCGTGAAGGATGCTTTTCACAAGATCTACAAGACAGGCGGTCTGCGAGCGCTTTGGAAGGGCTCGCAcatcgcggcgcagcgcacgctggTTGGCTCCGCCGCGCAGCTCACCGCGTACGATGTGGCAAAGCCTATAATTTGCCAGCGGATGGGATGGCCGGCCTCTGACATCCGCGTGCACATCTGCGCCGCCATTTTCTCCGCCTCATGTGTCATGTGCGTCATGAACCCGCTAGACGTTGTCATGACGCGATCCTTCAATCACCGCGCCGGTGAGCCCATGGCCTACTCCTCAAACCTCGCCGTAGCGACGTGGAAGATATACCGCATCGAGGGCGTGCGTGGACTGTACAAGGGCTCCCTGGcactcttctctcgctccgcGCCCCACAACATTGCAACATTCGTGATGCTGGAGTACCTGCGCAAGATGCGTGAGCGGTACACAAACCGTGCGTACACATCTGGGTCGTCCGTGGACAAGTCGATTGGGCTTAACAGGCTCATTGATGGAAAGAGCGGCAAGAACGCCGCCTAG